The DNA segment ATGCATGCGCGCCAGCACCTCGCGCGGCTTGATGGGCTTGGTCACGTAATCCACGCCGCCGGCGGCCAGGGCCGCCTCCAGGTGCTCGGTCTCGGTGAGGCCGGTCATGAAGATGATGGGAATGTGCGCGGTGGCCGGCTGGGCTTTCAGGCGGCGCGCGACCTCGAAGCCATCCATGCCGGGCATCATGGCGTCGAGCAGCACCACGTCGGGCATGGCCTGGGCGGCGCGGGCCAATGCGGTCTCGCCGCTGGTGGCCACCAGCACCGTGTAGCCGGATTCGTCCAGCGCATCGTGCAGCACGGCCAGGTTGTCGGGCACGTCGTCCACGACCAGCACCAGGCCGGCGCTGTCGCTGTCCATCAGCGGCGCGGCGCGGCCGGCGGCCGGGGCATGGGGGGCGAAAGGCGAAGGCAGGTCGGTCATCGGGATCAGGAGGATGCCATGAGGCGGGCCAGCGCCTCGAACTGGAACTGCCGCGCCAACGCGCGTGCGCCGGCCACCCAGCCGGCGCATTCGGGCTGCGCAGCCTCGATCTCCGCCAGCTGGGCCATCACGCCCCGGTAGTAGCCCAGCTCCACGGCCTCGGCCAGCGTCGCGAGCCGCGCGGCATCGGGCAGGGCCGCGCCGGGGCCGGCGGCCGGGGGCGGCGCAGCGGGGGGCGCGGCCTTTTCTTCCAGCCACTGCAGGGCCAGGCGCCGCTCCAGCCAGTCCAGCAACTCGGTGTGGCGCACGGGCTTGACGATGAAATCCTCGGGCTTGATGCCCACGTCGTTCTCCAGCCCCTTGTCGAAGGCATTGGCCGAGACCACGGCCACGTGCGCCTGCGTGTGGCCGGCCGCACGCAGGCGGCGGATGGTCTCCCAGCCGTCGATGCCGGGCATGGCCAGGTCCATGAAGACCACGTCGGGCCGGTAGCCGGCGGCCAGCAGGTCCAGCGCGTCGTGCCCGCTGGCGGCGGTGCGCAGCTCGAAGCCCAGCGGCGCCAGCAGCTGCACCAGCAGTTCGCGGTCGGGCTCTTCGTTGTCCACCACCAGCAGCCGGCGGCGCGGGCCGGCATAGCCGCGCCGTGCAGGCCGCGGGCCGGCGGCACGCTGCTCGGCCGCGCCCAGGGCGCCGGGGTGCACTTCGGGCAGGAAGAGCCGGATGCGGAACAGCGCGCCGGCACCGGGGGTGCTGGTCACGGTCATCTCGCCGCCCATCAGCTCGGTCAGCATCTTGGCGATGGTCAGCCCCAGCCCTGCGCCGGGCGCCGCGCCCTGGCTGCTGGCCGCACCGCGCTCGAAGGGCTCGAAGATGCTGGCGCGCTCGGCCTCGGTCAGGCCCGGGCCGCTGTCCTCGATCTCGATCAGGGCCAGTTCGCGCGCATGCCGCACGCCCAGGCGCACATGCCCCGCGGCGGTGAACTTGATGGCGTTGCCGATCAGGTTGATGAGGATCTGCCGCACGCGCTTGTCGTCGCCGCGCACCACTTCGGGCAGCACGCCCTGCGGATCGAAGCGGAACGCCAGCCCCTTGGCGCGGGCCTGGGGCTCGAACATCTCGACCATCTCGTGCAGGCAGTCGGCGAAGCGCATGGGCCGTACCTGCAGCGTGAGCTTGCCGCTCTCGATGCGGGCGATGTCCAGCGTGCCCTCGATCAGCGTCAGCAGGTGCTCGCCGCCGCGCCGGATCACGCCCACGGCCTGCCGGCGGTGCGGCGGCACCGAGGCGTCCTCGCCCATCAACTGCGCGTAGCCCAGGATGCTGTTGAGCGGCGTGCGCAGCTCATGGCTGATGGCGCTGATGTAGCGGCTCTTGGCCTGGTTGGCCTGGTCGGCCAGGCGCCGGGCCTGCTCGGCCTCCTCGCGCGCCTCCTCGGCCACGCCGCGCGCCTGTTCGGCGGTGCGACGGGCTTCCTGCAGCGCCTGGTCGGTCTGCCGGTGCAGCGCGATCTCGCGCTGCAGCAGGTGGGTCTGCCGGTTCGACTCCTCCTGCGCCACCTTGCGGCTCTTGTGGGCCAGCACCAGCCACCAGGCCACGATCCCCGAGATGACCAGCAGCGCCAGGTAGGCCTTGAGCAGCCCCGAGCGCAGCGGCGCCGCGCCGGTGCCCGGCACGCCCAGGACCTGCGTCTCCTGGTGGTAGAAAAGCCCGAACACCGCCGCCAGCAGCGGCGCGATCACCAGCATCAGCAGCAGGAAGTGCCCCAGCCCGGAATCCAGCAGCCGCCATGCGCTGCGCGGCAGCAGCCAGCGCAGCGCCCCGGCCCACTGCACCGCCAGGTGCGCGTGGGGCTTGCACATGTCGCCGCAGCGCGCATCCAGCGTGCAGCACAGCGAGCAGATGTGGCCACGGTAGGCGGGGCAGTGCGCCATGTCGGGCGCCTCGTATTCGCGCTCGCAGACCACGCAGCGCAGCATGGCGGGCAGCGCGGCCGTGGCTGAAGCAGCGGCAGGGGCGGCTCCACCGCCGCTGCAGCCTTCGCAGCCCCCCGTGCCGCAGGCCCGCGGCGCCGCCGTGCGGGCCAGGTAGTAGCGCCCGCCCGTGGCCCAGGCGATGGCGGGCGCCGCGACGAAGGCCGTCACCATCGCGATCACCGCCGAGAAGGCCTGTGCGGTCGGCCCGAACAGCCCCAGGTGCGCCACCACCGACAGCAGCGAGGCCAGCGCCATCGCGCCCACGCCCACCGGGTTGACGTCGTACAGGTGCGCGCGCTTGAACTCGATGCCCGGCGGCGACAGCCCCAGCGGCTTGTTCACCACCAGGTCGGCCACCACGGCCATCATCCAGGCGATGGCGATGTTGGAATACAGCCCCAGCACCTGCCCCAGCGCGGTGAACACGTTCATCTCCATCAGCATGAAGGCGATGAGCGTGTTGAACACCACCCACACCACGCGCCCCGGGTGGCTGTGCGTGAGCCGCGAGAAGAAATTGCTCCACGCGAGCGAGCCCGCATAGGCGTTGGTCACGTTGATCTTGATCTGCGACACCACCACGAAAATCGCCGTGGCCGCCACGGCCCAGCGGTAATCCGCGAACACGTAGCCGTAGGCCGCCAGATACATCTGGTTGGGGTCCACGGCCCGCTCGGGGGGCACGCTCAGGGTGATCGCCAGGTAGGCCAGCAGCGCGCCGCCCAGCATCTTGAACACGCCCAGCACCACCCAGCCCGGCCCGCCGGCCAGCACCCCGGCCCACCACCGCCACCGGTTCGCGCGCGTGCGCGCCGGCATGAAGCGCAGGTAGTCGGCCTGCTCCCCCATCTGGGTGATGAGGGCGATGCCCACCGTGAGCGCCGCCCCAAAAAGGTGCAGATCGAACGCCGCCGAGCCGCCACGATCCCCGGAATAGTGCGCGATGCCCGCGAATGCACCAGGATCGCGCGCCAGCACGTAGCCGAACGGCACCAGCAGCATCACCAGCCAGACCGGCTGCGTCCACACCTGCAGCCGGCTGATGGCCGACACCCCGTGCGTCACCAGCGGAATCACCACCAGCGCGCAGAGCACGTAGCCCCAGGCGGGCGGAATGTCCAGCGCCAGCTCCAGCGCATAGGCCATCACGGCGGCCTCCAGCGCGAAGAAGACGAAGGTGAAGCTCGCGTAGATCAGCGAGGTGATGGTCGAGCCGATGTAGCCGAAGCCCGCCCCGCGCGTGAGCAGGTCCATGTCCACCCCGTAGCGCGCCGCACAGGCGCTGATGGGCATGCCGGCCAGGAAGATGATGAGCCCCGTCGCCAGGATGGCCCAGAAGGCGTTGGCGAAGCCGTACTGCACCAGCAGTGTGGCGCCCACCGCCTCCAGGATCAGGAACGAGGCCGCGCCGAAAGCCGTGTTGGCCACCCGCCAGGCGGACCACTTGCGAAATCGCTGCGGCGTGAAGCGCAGCGCATAGTCCTCCAGCGTCTCGCTGCCCACCCAGCTGTTGTAGTCGCGGCGCACCTTGACGATGCGCTGCGGCGCCTCGCCTTCTGCGGCGTCATGCGGTGGCAGGGAAGTGGAAACGGGGGCGGATGGCACGCCCCGCAGGTGCAGCATTCATGCCACCTGTCCTCGCCCGCGGCGCTGCACGCCTTCAGCGCGCAGGGGGCATGCGGCCGGCGTAGGCCTTGTCGGTCAGGCTGCGCAGGAAGGCCACGAGGTCGTCGATCTCCGCGTCGGACAGCGCCGCCGCGGTGCCGGCACGCCGGTTCATCGGCGGCGAATTGACGTTGACATTGCCGCGGCATGCCTGCGGCACGTCGTCGAAGGGCCGGCCGCCGGCGTACCAGTGGGCGGGGTCGGTAGAGCGCGTGTTGTAGAACGCCACCGCGTCGCGCAGGTCGCCGAACACCGCGTTGTGCATGAAACGCTGGCGCACCGCCACGTTGCGCAGCCCCGGCGTGCGCAGGTAGGCGCACCACTGCCCCGGCTCCGGCCAGCCCAGGCGCCGCGCCGTGGCATCCAGCCCGGTATCGAAATGGCGCGGATCGCGGTTGTCCGCCAGCCGCCGGTTGCGCGGCACGGCGATCGCGTCGTACCCGAAATCGGTGAACAGCGACCGCTCGGACCGCGACGCCGTCTCCGCCATGGTGTGGCAGGAGGCGCAGTTGCCCTTGTCCGGGTTGCGGAACAGCGCCAGCCCGCGCTGCTCGGCCGGCGACAACGTGCCCTGGCCGCGCAGGTAGTCGTCGAAGCGCGAACTGAACGGCGCCATGGCGTCGCTCTGCAGGAAGGCCTGCAATGCGGCCCCCAGGGCGCGCAGCAGCGCCTCGGGGTCGCGCTGCACCGCGGCGCCGAAGCGCGGCGCCAGCTCCGCCGCCAAACCGCTGCGCTGCGCCGAGCGCAGCAATTGCCCCGGGGTGCCGTTGTTCATCTCGCGCGGGTCCAGCAAGGGGCCGCGGATCTGCTCGGCCAGCGTGTCGGCCCGCCCGTCGGCGAACAGGCCGCCGAAGGGCGAGGCGAAGGGCGCATCGTCGTCCTGGTAGAAATGGCGGCGCGGCACGTAGCGCACGTAGAGCAGCGAGGGCGCCGTGCGCGCGCCGAAGTGCCCGGGCCGGCTGCCTTCGGAGGTGCCCGGCCCGGCCAGCGCACGGGGCGTGGCCAGGCTGGGCCCGAAGGCCTGCCCCGGGTCGTGGCAGGCCGCGCACGACATGCCGCGCGGCCGCGACAGCCGCGGGTCGTTGAACAGCCTCTCGCCCAGGTGCACCAGTTCCGGATCGGGAGCAAACACGGCCCGGGTCGGGTCCACCCGCGAGGCCACCTGGGGCGTGCGCCCCACCCAGCCCACCACCGCCTGGGCCGGCACGCCCGCCAGCAGCACGACCTGCGTCTCGGGCACACCAGCCGCACCGGGCGCAGCGGCAGCCGCCGCCAGGGGCAGCCACGCCAGCGCGACGGCCGCCAGCCGGCTCCGCCAGCCTGCCGTCACGGCGCCAGGAAGCCGGTCTTGTCGCACGCCAGCGTGCGGCCGGACTGCTGGCAGGTGGCCAGCAGCTTGCCGGTGGTCGTGTAGGCCTTGAAGGTCCAGCCGGTGGCGGGCGACGCGCGGCGCTCCATCATCGCGAAGCCGAAGCTCGCGTGGTGCGTGATGCGGTCGATGGTGGTGCCCGGCGCGGGCGAAGCGCTGGCCGGCAGCGGATCGGACAGCGCCACGTCGAGGTTGTCGCCTGCGTTGCCGGTCACCAGCGTCGCCGGATGGCCCGAGGCGAAGTTGATGGCCTGGAAGTCGTGCACGTGGCCGTGGAGCGCGACGTGCACGCCCGGCGGATAGTAGGCCTGCTGGTAGAGGCCCACCATGGCCGACTGCAGCGCCGCATTGCCCGGTGCGGGCGTGCTGCCGGCCACCGGCGCGAAGGCCAGGATCGGGTGGTGGTTGGTGAAGATGTTCGTCGCCACGCCGGCCTTGGCCGCCAGCGCGGCCACGCTCTGGAACTGCTTCTGGTAGATGCCGAACTGCAGGTCCGTGCTCTTGAGCGCCGTCTTGCCCGTCTTGGCCGAATCGAACACGATCACCTGCGTATCCCCGCCCAGGGCCACCGCATAGGGCTCGGAATAGTTGCCCACGTTGTCGTTGGCCGGCAGGTTGCAGGAGCTCTGCTCGCTGTAGGCGCGCGGGTCCAGGAAGCGGAACCAGCCCTGCCCGGCGCGCGCGCACTCCTCATGGTTGCCGCGCGCCATGATCCAGGGCGCGCCGGCCAGCAGCGGCGCCGCGGGCTTGAAGAAGTCCGCCTGCCAGGTGTCCCAGCCATAGCCCCAGGGGCTGCCCTTGCAGCCCGCCACATCGCCCGGGCAGGCGTTTTCGCGGTAGTGGTAGTCGCCGATGTGCAGCACCAGGTCCGGCGCCATGGCGGCGGCCGTCGCGGCGACGGTCGCGAAGGGCCACGCCACGGGATCGCTGCAGGGCTGCCAGGCGTTGTCCGCCTTCTTGAGGCGGCAGCCCGTGTCGGCGATCAGCAGCACGCGCTGCGGCTGCGCCTTCGGCAGCGGCAGGGTGCGGTCGGCCACGGTGGCCTGGCGGGCCGAATCGGGCAGCACCGTCTCGCAGACCGACACGGGAAACTCCGAAGGCTTCGAGTCGGACGGATCGCTCGCGGTGGTCCGCTGCGCCACCGTGCCGGCGGCCACGCGCAGCGCCATGCGGCTGGGCTGGTTGTCCACCACGATCCGGGGGCAGACGCTGGCGTCCGCGGCCGAGCCGGCGGGCAGCGTGTAGCTGGTGATCACCCGGGCAGTGGCATGGCTGCCTTCGCCCACCACCACCCAGGCGGCCTGGATGTTGGCGGGTGCGCTCGCGGCATCGGCCGTGATGCCGGAGCCGCCGCCGTCGCAGCCGGACAGGGTGAGCGCGCCGCCGATGGCGAGCGCCGCTCCGAAGGGAGAAATCCAGCGGGATGCCTGCATGTCGTGTGTCTTTCTTTCAAGCGGGCCGGTCGTCGGGCCGGGCCGCATCCTAGTAACAGCGGGTTACATCCACGTGACACCTCCAGCCGTTCCCGCTGGCAAGGTTCCTGCTTTACGATGTCTGCCCAGTTGAGGCGACCGACGGAACCACCCATGGAACTGACCCCCCGGGAAAAAGACAAGCTGCTTCTCTTCACCGCCGCGCTGCTGGCCGAACGCCGCAAGGCGCGCGGCCTCAAGCTCAACTACCCGGAGGCGGTAGCACTGATCTCCGCGGCCGTGCTGGAAGGCGCCCGCGACGGCAAGACCGTGGCCCAGCTCATGAGCGAGGGCCGCGAAGTCCTCACGCGCGACGACGTGATGGACGGCGTGCCGGAAATGATCTCGGACATCCAGGTCGAAGCCACCTTCCCGGACGGCACCAAGCTCGTCACCGTCCACCAGCCCATCGCCTGAAGGCGACCGCGGACTGCCCCGCCCCCCTTCTCTCTCTGCCCACGGAGCCTCCCATGCGCATTGCCCGTTCCCTCCTGCCCGCACTGCTTGCCGCCGCCGCGCTGCCGGCGCTGGCCCATACCGGTGCGGATGCCGGCCACCACCACGGCTTCACCGCCGGGTTCCTGCACCCGCTCACCGGCATGGACCACCTGGCCGCGATGGTGGCCGTGGGCCTGTGGAGCGCCCTGGCCGCGCGCAGCCGCCGCGAACTGCTGGCAGCGCCCCTGGGCTTCGCCGGCATGCTGCTGGCGGGCGCGCTCGCGGGCCTCGCGGGCCTGTCGCTGCCCGCGGTGGAGCCCATGATCGCCGCCTCGCTGCTGGTGCTGGGCCTGCTGGTGGCCACGCAGCGCCGCCTGCCCGCGCCCGCCGCCGCGGCGCTGGTCGGCGTCTTCGCCGTGTTCCACGGCATCGCCCACGGCCACGAACTGGCCGGCGACGGTGCCGCCCTGCCCACGCTGGCCGGCATGCTCGCCGCCACCGTGGCCCTGCATGCCGGCGGCATCGGCCTGGGCGTGGCCCTGCGCGGCGCCAACCGCTGGCTGCCGCGTGCGGCCGGCGCCGCCGTCGGCCTCTTCGGCCTCGCCCTGCTGGGCGGCCTGGCCTGAACACGAACCGAGGAGCGCACCATGGTCCCGGGCGAACTGCTGGTCGATGACGGCGAGCACCCACTCAACCCCTGCCGGCGCACCGTCACCCTGGTGGTGCGCAACAGCGCCGACCGGCCCATCCAGGTCGGCTCGCACTACCACTTCGCCGAAACCAACGGCGCGCTCGATTTCGACCGCGCGGCCGCGCGCGGCATGCGGCTGAACATCACCTCGGGCACCGCGGTGCGCTTCGAGCCCGGCCAGCAGCGCACCGTCGAACTGGTGGACTACGCCGGCAGCCGCACCGTGTACGGCTTCCGCGGCGACACCCAGGGCCCGCTGGACGTGCCCCCCGCGGAAGCCGCACCCGGCCTGCCGCAGCAGCCCTGATCCGCCCCGCCCCTTCACGCACCACGCCCACAGCCACCGGAAAGGCAAGACCACACCATGGCCACCGTATCCCGCCGCGCCTACGCGGAAATGTTCGGCCCCACCGTGGGCGACCGCGTGCGGCTGGCCGACACCGGCCTCGTCGCCGAAGTCGAGCAGGACTTCACCCTGCGCGCCGGCGGCTACGGCGAGGAAGTCAAGTTCGGCGGCGGCAAGACCATCCGCGACGGCATGGCCCAGAGCCAGCGCACCCGCGCCGAAGGGGCGATGGACACCGTGCTCACCAACGCCCTCGTCATCGACCACTGGGGCATCGTCAAGGCCGATATCGGCCTGAAGGACGGCCGCGTCGCCGCCATCGGCAAGGCCGGCAACCCGGACACCCAGCCCGGCGTGGACATCGTCATCGGCCCCGGCACCGAGATCATCAGCTGCGAAGGCAATATCGTCACCGCCGGAGGCATCGACAGCCACATCCACTTCATCTGCCCCCAGCAGATCGAGGAGGCGCTGGCCTCCGGCGTCACCACCATGCTCGGCGGCGGCACCGGCCCGGCCACCGGCACCCTGGCCACCACCTCCACCCCCGGCCCCTGGCACATCGAGCGCATGCTGCAGGCGGCGGACGCCTTCCCGATGAACATCGGCTTCCTGGGCAAGGGCAACGCCAGCCTGCCCGCCGCGCTGCACGAGCAGATCGAGGCCGGCGTGATCGGCCTCAAGCTGCACGAGGACTGGGGCACCACGCCCTCGGCCATCAGCAACTGCCTGGACGTGGCCGATGCCACCGACACGCAGGTGGCGATCCACTCCGACACCCTCAACGAGAGCGGCTTCGTCGAGAACACCATCGCCGCCGTCGGCGGGCGCGGGATCTGCGCCTTCCACACCGAAGGCGCGGGCGGGGGCCATGCGCCGGACATCCTGCGCGTGGTGGGCGAGGACAACTTCCTGCCCTCCTCCACCAACCCCACCATGCCCTACACGCGCAACACGCTGGACGAGCACGTGGACATGCTCATGGTGTGCCACCACCTGGACGCCTCCATCGCCGAAGACCTGGCCTTCGCCGAGAGCCGCATCCGCAAGGAAACCATCGCCGCCGAGGACATCCTGCACGACCTGGGCGCCATCAGCATGATGAGCAGCGACAGCCAGGCCATGGGCCGCGTCGGCGAAGTCATCCTGCGCACCTGGCAGACGGCCGACAAGATGAAGCAGCAGCGCGGCGCCCTGCCCGAGGATGGCCCCCGCAACGACAACCACCGCATCAAGCGCTACGTCGCCAAGTACACCATCAACCCCGCGATCGCCCACGGCATTTCCCACGACGTGGGCAGCCTGGAGGTCGGCAAGTGGGCCGACATCGTGGTCTGGAAGCCCGCCTTCTTCGGCGTGAAGCCCGCGATGATCCTCAAGGGCGGCAGCATCGCCCTGGCCGCCATGGGCGACCCCAACGCCTCCATCCCCACGCCCCAGCCCGTGCACTACCGCCCCATGTTCGGTGCCTTCGGCGGCTCCCTGGAGCGCTCCTCGCTCACCTTCGTCTCGCAGGCGGCCATGGCGGCCGGCGTGGGCGAGCGCTACGGCCTGGCCAAGCAGCTCAGCGCCGTGCGCGGCATCCGCGGCGTGCGCAAGCAGCACATGGTGCACAACAGCTACACCCCGCGCATGGAGATCGACGCGCAGACCTACACCGTGCGCGCCGACGGCCAGCTGCTCACCTGCGAACCCGCCACCCGGCTGCCGCTGGCGCAGCGCTACTTCCTTTTCTGAGCCGGCCGATGGACGCACGCCCCGACGCGGCCACGGCCGCCCTGCGCATCCGCCTGGACGACCTGGGCGACCCGCGCATCGCCGTCTTCCTGGAGGAGCACCTGGCCGACATGCGCCGCGTCTCGCCCCCCGAGAGCGTGCACGCGCTCGACCTGGACGGCCTGCGCCGCCCGGAAATCCGCTTCTGGAGCGCCTGGCTGGAAACGCCGCACGGCGACCAACTGGCCGGCACCGTCGCGCTCAAGCGGCTGGACGCCGGCCATGCGGAACTCAAGTCGATGCGCACGGCCGCCGCCCTGCGCGGCCAGGGCATCGCCGCCCGCATGCTGGCCCACGCCCTTGCCGAGGCCCGCGCCGCAGGCCACGCGCGCATCAGCCTGGAGACGGGCAGCCAGCCCTTTTTCGCGCCGGCCCGCGCGCTCTATGCACGCCACGGCTTCGAGGACTGCGCGCCGTTCGGCAGCTACGGCCCCGACCCGGCCAGCCACTTCATGACACGCGCGCTCTGACGCACACGCATCCGCCAGGCGCCCGCCGGCCGGCCCCACGCTCCCAGGACGGGCCGCCAGGCCGCAGAATGGCGTTTTCGCCGCCCAGGACCCCGACATGCTGACCGCCAACAAACTCCTCCCCCAGGGCCACGGCCTCGCCCCCGTCCTGCTCAAGCGCGCCGCCACCGTCGAACTCGACTGGGACGTGCGCCAGAAAAGCCGCTTCGCCGCCACCGATTCCACCGGGCGCGAACTGGGCGTCTTCCTGCCCCGCGGCACCGTCGTGCGCGGCGGCGACGTGCTCGTGGCCGAGGACGGCAGCATGGTCCGCGTGCTCGCCGCGCCCCAGGCCGTGCTGCGCATCACCCACTGCACGCAGCACGGCACGCCCTTCGACCTCATCCGCGCCGCCTACCACCTCGGCAACCGCCACGTGCCGATCGAGCTGCGCCCGGACCACCTTCAGATCGAGCCCGACCACGTGCTCGCCGACATGCTGCGCGCCATGCACCTCATCGTCACCGAGCAGCAGGCGCCCTTCGAGCCCGAAGGCGGCGCGTATGCCGCGGGCGGGCACGGACACGGCCATGCGCACGGACACGGCCACGGACATGCGGCCCACAGCCACGGGCACGATCACGGCCATGACCATGGGCATGGCCACGCGCACGCGCACAGCCACGACCACGGCACGCACGCACCAGGCCATGAGCACGACCACGAAGCCGAAGGCTGCGACCACGATCACGACTGCGGCCACCACCATGACCACGGCCAGGACCATGGCCACGCCCATCCGCATTCCCTCGCCCGCTGAAGCGCGCATGGCGCCTGCACCCGATTCCGCCCCTTCCGGTCCTGCAGCGCCCGGTCCGGCATCGATGCCACAAGCCCTGCCCGCGGCCAGCCTGCTGCAGCTCATCTGGCTCGCTTCGCCCGCCCTGCCCGTGGGCGGTTTCTCGTACTCCGAAGGGCTGGAGATCGCCGTCGAATGCGCGGGCGTCACCACCGAAGCCACGGCCGCCGCCTGGCTGCAGGAACAGCTGATGCTCACCCAGGCCCGCGGCGACCTCGCCGTCGTCCACCAGGCCCTCACCGCCTGGCGCGCGGGCGACGCGGAGCGCGTGCGCGCCCTCAACGACTGGGTGCTGCACACCCGCGAGACCAGCGAGTTGCGCCTGCAGACCGAGCAGATGGGCCGCTCCCTCGCCGACTGGCTGCGCAACCAGCACACGGGTGATCCGGAGGCCCTGGCCGACGTCGCGCGCCTCGCCGCCCTGCCACCCACCTATCCCGTCGCCTTCGCCCTGGCCGCCGCGCGCACCCAGGCACGCTCCGAAGACGTGCTGCTCGCCTGCGCCTTCGGCTGGGCCGAGAACATGGTCCAGGCCGCCATCAAGGCCGTGCCCCTGGGCCAGAGCGCCGGCCAGCGCATCCTCGCGCGGCTCGCCGCCGCCATCCCCGGCGCCGTGGCCCACGCCATGCAACTGGGCGACGCGGAGCGCCAGGCCTTCTCCCCCATGCTGGCCGTGCTCTCGGCCCGGCATGAAACGCAGTATTCCCGCCTTTTCCGCTCATGACCGCCATGACCATGAACATGAACGCCACCACCAACACCTCGCCCCTGCACCACGTCCCGAACCGCACCAAGCCCCTGCCCCCGCTGCGCGTGGGCATCGGCGGCCCCGTCGGCTCCGGCAAGACCACCATCCTGGAGATGCTCTGCAAGGCCATGCGCGACCAATACGACCTCGTCGCCATCACCAACGACATCTACACCAAGGAAGACCAGCGCCTGCTCACCGTCAGCGGCGCCCTGCCCGCCGAACGCATCATGGGCGTGGAAACCGGCGGCTGCCCCCACACCGCCATCCGCGAGGACTGCTCCATCAACCTCGAGGCCATCGACCGCATGCTGGCCCAGTACCCCGATGCCGACATCGTCTTCGTCGAAAGCGGCGGCGACAACCTGGCCGCCACCTTCAGCCCCGAGCTGAGCGACCTCACCATCTACGTGATCGACGTCGCCGCCGGCGAGAAGATCCCCCGCAAGGGCGGCCCCGGCATCACCAAGAGCGATCTCTTCGTCATCAACAAGACCGACCTCGCACCCCACGTGGGTGCGAACCTGGACGTGATGGAGGCCGACACGCGCCGCATGCGGGGTAGCAAACCCTTCGTGATGACCAACCTGAAGACGCAGCAGGGGCTGGACGGAGTGATCGAGTTCATCGAGAAGAAGGGGTTGCTGCAGGCGGGGCGGGCTTGAGGGGCTGCCCCACGCGGCTAGAATGCGGCTCCTGCAGCCTGCGGAGACTTGGGTGAGCGGTTTAAACCAGCAGTCTTGAAAACTGCCGACGGGCAACCGTCCGTGAGTTCGAATCTCACAGTCTCCGCCAGACCCACCAAACAAGCGCCCTCGTCAGGGCGCTTTTTTTCGCGCTGATGGCGGCATTGATCATGAAATATCAACGGATTACGCTTGATAGCATGGTGTTATATACAGCATTCGTGCAGCGGCCATGCACCCGCTCATCACGCGCACTCCAATTTTTGACCTACTGGATGGCCTACGGAAATCGCTGATGCCGAAGCGTGCGCGCGAGCTGACGGCGTTAGAGGTGTCGCGGCTCAAGGCGGAGGGGTCGCACGCCGTGGGCGGCGCGAGTGGGCTGTACCTACGGATCGAAGGCGGCTCCCGCTCTTGGGTTCTGCGGTACGTTTTCGCGCGTGCCCGCCGGCGCATGGGTTTGGGCAGCTACCCCGGCGTTTCGCTCGCGGCGTCCCGCGATGACGCACGGGCCGCGCTCAAGCTGCGCGACTCGGGTAAAGATCCGCTCGTAATGCGTGATGCCGAGCGCGAGACGGTGCGGCTCGCCGCGGCCCAGCGGGTGCCTTTCGACGAGGCCGCCGCCGAATACATCCGCGAGCACGAATCGATATGGCGCAGCCTCAAGCACACCCAACAGTGGCGCAGCACTCTCGCCACCTACGCTTCACCCCACTTCGGCCACGTCCCCGTTTCGGAGATGGATCAAGCTCGGGTGCTGCGCGCGCTGGCACCGATCTGGAAGGTGAAGACGGAAACCGCGA comes from the Paracidovorax avenae ATCC 19860 genome and includes:
- a CDS encoding tyrosine-type recombinase/integrase; translation: MHPLITRTPIFDLLDGLRKSLMPKRARELTALEVSRLKAEGSHAVGGASGLYLRIEGGSRSWVLRYVFARARRRMGLGSYPGVSLAASRDDARAALKLRDSGKDPLVMRDAERETVRLAAAQRVPFDEAAAEYIREHESIWRSLKHTQQWRSTLATYASPHFGHVPVSEMDQARVLRALAPIWKVKTETATRLRGRIEQILDWATAHGYRTGTNPTRWRGQLEHILADPSKVAPEAPPCRGPARDMLEKRGVIMQDRADFATRISNEKRL